Proteins found in one Miscanthus floridulus cultivar M001 chromosome 4, ASM1932011v1, whole genome shotgun sequence genomic segment:
- the LOC136552941 gene encoding thioredoxin-like 1-1, chloroplastic: MAEALCKSVVASPCAGDVGVAGRARGAAKSALAESLPVGGYATKISFSAGRMSVSDRKPRPLSRSLEAAAAPGQMNLSFPKAMRWWEKGLHPNMREIESAQDLADSLLNAGDKLVVVDFFSPGCGGCRALHPKIAQFAEKNPDVLFLQVNYETHKSMCYSLHVHVLPFFRFYRGAEGRVSSFSCTNATIKKFKDALTKHGADRCSLGPARGLDESELMALAANRDLQFTYEKPGLVPLAEAIAKEAAAPGGPWLPLPASATQQLLSQGSDNSLLSSGR, translated from the exons ATGGCTGAGGCGTTGTGCAAGAGCGTCGTGGCGTCGCCGTGCGCCGGGGATGTGGGCGTGGCCGGCCGGGCCAGGGGCGCCGCCAAGTCCGCGCTCGCGGAGTCCCTGCCGGTCGGCGGGTACGCCACCAAGATCTCCTTCTCCGCCGGGAGGATGTCGGTGTCGGACAGGAAGCCGAGGCCCCTGTCTCGCAGCCTcgaggccgccgccgcgcctgGACAG ATGAACCTGTCGTTTCCCAAGGCCATGCGGTGGTGGGAGAAGGGGCTGCACCCCAACATGCGGGAGATCGAGTCCGCGCAGGACCTCGCCGACTCCCTCCTCAACGCCGGCGACAAACTCGTCGTTGTCGACTTCTTCTCCCCAGGCTGCGGCGGCTGCCGCGCTCTCCACCCCAAG ATTGCCCAGTTCGCGGAGAAGAACCCGGACGTGCTGTTCCTGCAAGTGAACTACGAGACGCACAAGTCCATGTGCTACAGCCTCCATGTCCATGTCCTCCCGTTCTTCAGGTTCTACAGGGGGGCCGAGGGACGTGTCAGCAGCTTCAGCTGCACCAATGCAACG atcaagaagttcaaggacgCGCTCACCAAGCACGGGGCTGACAGGTGCAGCCTCGGCCCTGCACGGGGGCTGGACGAGTCGGAGCTCATGGCCTTGGCTGCGAACAGAGACCTGCAGTTTACCTACGAAAAACCAGGCCTCGTCCCGCTCGCGGAAGCCATTGCCAAGGAGGCTGCTGCACCGGGAGGCCCGTGGCTTCCTCTGCCTGCGTCCGCGACTCAGCAGCTGCTCAGCCAGGGATCGGATAATTCATTGTTGTCATCTGGAAGATAG
- the LOC136552940 gene encoding NAC domain-containing protein 92-like: protein MPMASETNQNQGGEEETRLELPPGFRFHPTDEEVVSHYLTHKALNSSFSCLVIADVDLNKIEPWDLPSKAKMGEKEWYFFCHKDRKYPTGMRTNRATASGYWKATGKDKEIFRGHRVLVGMKKTLVFYTGRAPHGGKTPWVMHEYRLEGSLPSNLRRGAKDEWAVCKVFNKDLAAKAGQMAPLHAVGGGMERSDSLAFLDDLVLDNADLPPLIDSPYADAGLIVDYNKTAVGGASSSSFAAAGTNDSGGYQVVKAEPQPQLPAASNNPVGGGSYSYQQQAGEPQQAIRRHCKAEAPATLLMSPSRGGEAGADMFQVDDLFQLDGFMDYSNMWKF, encoded by the exons ATGCCTATGGCGTCGGAGACCAACCAGAACCAGGGCGGCGAGGAGGAGACGCGGCTGGAGCTCCCGCCGGGCTTCCGCTTCCACCCCACCGACGAGGAGGTGGTCTCGCACTACCTCACCCACAAGGCGCTCAACAGCAGCTTCTCCTGCCTCGTCATCGCCGACGTCGACCTCAACAAGATCGAGCCGTGGGATCTACCGA GCAAGGCGAAGATGGGCGAGAAGGAGTGGTACTTCTTCTGCCACAAGGACCGCAAGTACCCGACGGGGATGCGTACCAACCGCGCCACCGCCAGCGGGTACTGGAAGGCGACGGGCAAGGACAAGGAGATCTTCCGCGGCCACCGCGTGCTCGTCGGGATGAAGAAGACGCTCGTCTTCTACACGGGCCGCGCGCCGCACGGCGGCAAGACGCCCTGGGTGATGCACGAGTACCGCCTCGAGGGCAGCCTGCCGTCCAACCTCCGCCGCGGTGCCAAG GACGAATGGGCTGTCTGTAAGGTGTTCAACAAAGACTTGGCGGCCAAGGCTGGGCAAATGGCGCCGCTGCACGCCGTTGGCGGCGGCATGGAGCGCAGCGACTCGCTGGCCTTCCTCGACGACCTGGTTCTCGACAACGCCGACCTGCCGCCGCTCATCGACTCTCCGTACGCCGACGCCGGCCTCATCGTCGACTACAACAAGACCGCCGTCGGCGGGGCTTCCAGCTCCTCGTTCGCCGCGGCGGGCACGAACGACAGCGGCGGGTACCAAGTCGTCAAGGCAGAGCCGCAGCCGCAGCTGCCGGCGGCGAGCAACAACCCCGTGGGCGGCGGGTCGTACTCGTACCAGCAGCAGGCCGGGGAGCCGCAGCAGGCCATACGGAGGCACTGCAAGGCGGAAGCGCCGGCAACGCTGCTGATGAGCCCGTCGCGCGGCGGCGAGGCGGGCGCGGACATGTTCCAGGTGGACGACCTCTTCCAGCTGGACGGCTTCATGGACTACTCCAACATGTGGAAGTTCTAG